A window of Pirellula sp. SH-Sr6A contains these coding sequences:
- the dcd gene encoding dCTP deaminase: protein MILSGQEIRNRLGSDIRITPFEEDCLNPNSYNLSLHHELLVYEEVVLDAKQPNRFRRIAIPDEGIILSPGQIYLGRTIEHTETHNLVPMIEGRSSIARLGLFVHCSSGFGDAGFCGHWTIEMFAVQPVRIYAGLRICQIFFHEVTGQIREYCSEKYQHNHDVQPSLLYKEFKHSRPSEQLEFSFESLASKCCSSASEHQREETVQLAQATV from the coding sequence ATGATTCTTTCGGGCCAAGAAATTCGTAACCGGCTAGGCAGCGATATTCGGATTACTCCATTCGAGGAGGACTGTCTCAATCCGAACAGCTACAACCTTTCGCTGCACCATGAACTGCTGGTCTACGAAGAGGTGGTCCTCGATGCCAAACAACCCAACCGCTTCCGTCGGATCGCTATCCCCGACGAAGGGATCATTCTCAGTCCTGGACAGATCTATTTAGGTCGGACCATTGAGCACACCGAAACCCACAACTTGGTGCCGATGATCGAAGGTCGCAGCTCGATCGCGAGACTAGGACTCTTCGTCCATTGCTCGTCCGGGTTCGGCGATGCCGGCTTCTGCGGCCACTGGACCATTGAGATGTTCGCAGTCCAACCCGTTCGTATCTACGCGGGACTTCGCATCTGCCAAATCTTCTTCCATGAAGTCACCGGACAGATTCGCGAATACTGCAGCGAAAAGTACCAGCATAATCACGACGTTCAGCCAAGCCTGCTGTACAAGGAGTTCAAACACTCCCGCCCCAGCGAACAACTGGAATTCAGCTTCGAGTCGCTCGCATCCAAATGCTGCTCATCCGCCTCGGAACATCAGCGTGAAGAAACCGTGCAACTCGCGCAGGCCACGGTCTAG
- a CDS encoding RNA polymerase sigma factor: protein MSIAECDFEPTTCTIRDLVQAAQCGDRDAMDQLYSRFQQHILSIAYKRLGNWDEAQELCQDVFIQAFRRIDQLQTPEAFAGWLRQIVHRMAINRLTRRPKPTAIDHEVLEATLSDDREPIDAVLSNERTTQVHVGLDRLGELDRATLIAFYLDGQSLVQMADSFDAPVGTIKRRLHVARKRLAKECGLLMGA, encoded by the coding sequence ATGTCTATCGCTGAATGTGATTTCGAACCAACCACTTGCACTATCCGAGACTTGGTACAGGCTGCCCAATGCGGCGACCGCGATGCCATGGACCAACTCTACAGCCGATTCCAACAGCACATCCTGTCGATCGCTTACAAGCGACTTGGAAACTGGGATGAAGCTCAAGAATTGTGCCAAGACGTTTTCATCCAAGCCTTCCGTCGGATCGACCAACTGCAAACCCCAGAGGCCTTCGCCGGATGGCTTCGACAAATCGTGCACCGAATGGCTATCAACCGATTGACCCGGCGCCCCAAACCGACGGCGATCGACCATGAAGTCCTGGAGGCAACGTTGTCCGATGATCGAGAACCTATCGACGCCGTGCTATCCAACGAACGAACCACCCAGGTTCACGTCGGATTGGACCGATTGGGAGAACTGGATCGAGCGACCTTGATCGCGTTCTACCTGGACGGCCAAAGCCTCGTGCAAATGGCCGATTCGTTCGATGCCCCCGTGGGCACGATCAAGCGTCGATTGCACGTCGCTCGAAAGCGATTGGCGAAAGAGTGCGGTTTGCTGATGGGTGCATAA
- a CDS encoding DUF1080 domain-containing protein, whose translation MKSIRAASIIASLSLANLCAMATDGVGQDKSAPPTKPQKAAVTAQIELEDAPAAKKEAKWLPLFEKNSLEGWESTNFGGEGSVEIKEGVLTLGRGDPLTGVHTKKKDLPTDRYEMRWKAKRADGTDFFAGVTFPIGKDHCSFICGGWGGGLVGISSINGNDASENETSSFRDFKNGKWYSFRIRVDNKVLKAWIDDEEVVSVDREGKSFSVRAEVMPSRPLGYCAFQSVVEVKEWEYRVLD comes from the coding sequence ATGAAAAGTATACGAGCAGCCAGCATCATCGCATCCCTTTCCCTCGCGAACCTCTGTGCCATGGCGACAGATGGGGTGGGACAGGACAAATCAGCTCCACCTACCAAACCCCAGAAAGCAGCGGTGACCGCGCAAATCGAGCTTGAAGACGCTCCCGCTGCCAAGAAGGAAGCGAAATGGCTCCCGCTCTTCGAAAAGAATTCCCTCGAAGGCTGGGAGTCCACGAACTTCGGCGGTGAAGGATCGGTCGAGATCAAGGAGGGTGTTTTGACATTGGGCCGAGGAGATCCCCTTACCGGCGTCCACACCAAGAAGAAGGATTTGCCAACCGATCGCTACGAGATGCGATGGAAGGCGAAGCGTGCCGATGGAACCGACTTCTTTGCGGGCGTCACGTTCCCCATTGGCAAGGACCATTGCTCGTTCATTTGCGGGGGATGGGGAGGTGGTCTGGTCGGGATCAGCAGTATCAATGGAAACGACGCTTCGGAAAACGAAACTTCCAGCTTCCGAGATTTTAAAAATGGAAAGTGGTATTCGTTTCGTATTCGAGTGGACAACAAGGTCTTGAAGGCGTGGATCGATGACGAAGAGGTTGTTAGCGTGGATCGCGAAGGAAAGAGTTTCTCCGTTCGCGCCGAAGTGATGCCTTCGCGTCCCCTCGGTTATTGCGCCTTTCAATCGGTAGTCGAAGTGAAAGAGTGGGAATACCGAGTCCTGGATTAA
- a CDS encoding NfeD family protein encodes MENEAPSRRTVEPIFSILPFPSRARSTAGYRLWNVSAACLVILLTWLSGWFSNAKALGWQGAGEAVDGRTAALVSVELPLDAGAEQRLLSSLESLANRPTGADRQIVVLEFKRAASASTAGGDESVLGRGTPFERALSVARWLAGPRGARLQTVAFLPESIAGHAVLIALGCEEIAMPLDAEFGQAGIEEVTLDTTVRQAYLDIASRRGNVIPAAAVLSMLDPTEPLTRIDHTDGKIEYVTASQLADRERKAGEWKEEQLVPNNQLGWFRGQELRSWRWIAYAASDREQLAIALRLTKPPIEQPTFDGPRVVVRTQLSGILSPRHVDRMLRALEQGLADGKANLVLIELDTPGGNLGESLRLAHYLAEIPPTQAEVICYIRNAARGDAALVALACNALFMHPNAVLGGPGEASISPEQCWEQRASIESLARSSGRSVGELLGCLSSEIPIFEYTAFDGRSQWNSPEWLVDDPQVAQWTQGDPVSFEGGLTFEEARELRLVVDSSLSIEQLGNRYGVETLPVPLKTNATEQFIDWLASQLWISFLLFAIGITALSAELGSPGVGFPGILAAICFGLFFWLRFLDGTVEWLEVMLILGGVVCLLVEIFLLPGFGVFGVTGLGMLAIGLVLAGQTFVWPTNDYQRGRLVQGFGQIGLVTFSLLALAILFRKQIANSPFVRWMVLPPPTKHVDREKKQEVEEEVRAFVGWQGTTTTRCNPYGRAMVGDRMWNVVCEEGWIDEDTAVVVVATKDQQLVVRKNG; translated from the coding sequence ATGGAAAACGAAGCCCCCAGCAGACGAACTGTCGAACCCATCTTTTCCATCCTCCCTTTTCCTTCGCGCGCTCGATCGACGGCGGGATACCGGCTCTGGAATGTCTCCGCCGCCTGCCTGGTGATCCTGCTGACCTGGCTTTCTGGATGGTTCTCCAACGCTAAGGCGTTGGGTTGGCAAGGAGCCGGCGAGGCGGTCGACGGTCGGACGGCAGCGTTGGTATCGGTGGAACTCCCGCTCGACGCGGGAGCGGAACAGCGACTCCTTTCCTCCTTGGAAAGCTTGGCGAACCGACCGACTGGAGCCGATCGGCAGATCGTCGTACTCGAGTTCAAGCGCGCCGCCTCGGCATCAACGGCAGGAGGAGACGAGTCAGTCTTGGGGCGTGGAACGCCGTTCGAGCGTGCGTTGTCGGTCGCTCGGTGGTTGGCAGGGCCGCGCGGGGCTCGTCTCCAAACCGTTGCATTTCTTCCCGAGTCGATCGCTGGACACGCGGTATTGATCGCTCTGGGGTGCGAGGAGATCGCCATGCCCTTGGACGCCGAGTTCGGGCAAGCGGGAATCGAAGAGGTGACGCTCGATACGACGGTTCGCCAAGCCTATCTCGATATCGCAAGCCGTCGAGGTAACGTCATTCCCGCCGCGGCGGTCCTCTCCATGCTCGATCCGACGGAGCCCCTCACTCGCATCGACCATACCGATGGAAAGATCGAGTACGTCACTGCCTCGCAACTAGCGGACCGCGAGAGAAAGGCCGGCGAATGGAAAGAGGAGCAGTTGGTTCCGAACAATCAACTCGGATGGTTCCGTGGGCAAGAGCTACGCAGTTGGCGGTGGATCGCTTACGCGGCCAGCGACCGCGAGCAATTGGCGATCGCCCTACGATTGACGAAGCCACCGATCGAGCAACCGACGTTTGACGGCCCAAGAGTAGTCGTTCGAACGCAATTATCGGGCATTCTCAGTCCGCGCCACGTGGATCGCATGTTGCGAGCTCTCGAGCAGGGGCTCGCCGATGGCAAGGCGAATCTGGTGCTGATCGAACTCGATACGCCGGGAGGCAATTTAGGTGAGAGCCTGCGTCTGGCGCATTACTTGGCTGAGATACCTCCAACGCAGGCGGAGGTAATCTGCTACATCCGGAATGCGGCGCGTGGCGATGCGGCGCTGGTAGCCCTCGCGTGCAATGCGTTGTTCATGCATCCCAACGCGGTATTGGGTGGACCCGGTGAAGCTTCGATTTCTCCCGAACAATGCTGGGAGCAAAGGGCTTCAATCGAATCGTTGGCGCGATCGAGCGGTCGCAGTGTTGGTGAATTGCTCGGGTGCCTTTCCAGCGAGATTCCTATATTTGAGTACACCGCGTTCGATGGCCGTTCGCAATGGAACAGCCCGGAATGGTTGGTGGACGACCCCCAGGTGGCGCAGTGGACCCAAGGCGATCCGGTGTCGTTCGAAGGTGGATTGACGTTCGAGGAAGCCAGGGAGCTGCGATTGGTCGTCGATAGTTCTCTGTCGATCGAACAACTGGGGAACCGGTACGGTGTGGAGACATTGCCGGTGCCGCTGAAGACCAATGCGACAGAACAGTTCATCGATTGGCTAGCGAGCCAGTTATGGATTTCCTTTTTGCTTTTCGCGATCGGCATCACGGCGCTGAGCGCGGAGTTGGGATCACCCGGAGTGGGATTCCCGGGTATTCTCGCCGCGATCTGTTTTGGGCTCTTCTTCTGGCTCCGGTTTTTAGATGGGACTGTCGAGTGGCTGGAGGTGATGTTGATCCTCGGCGGAGTCGTCTGCTTGCTGGTCGAGATCTTTTTGTTGCCGGGATTCGGTGTCTTTGGAGTGACCGGGCTCGGCATGTTGGCCATCGGTTTGGTCTTGGCGGGACAAACGTTTGTGTGGCCGACCAATGACTATCAGCGAGGTCGTTTGGTGCAAGGCTTTGGTCAGATCGGGCTCGTTACCTTCTCTCTGTTGGCACTAGCCATTCTCTTTCGAAAGCAGATTGCGAATTCCCCTTTTGTTCGTTGGATGGTATTGCCCCCTCCCACCAAGCATGTCGATCGCGAGAAGAAGCAAGAGGTCGAAGAGGAAGTCCGAGCTTTCGTCGGATGGCAGGGAACGACAACCACGCGATGCAACCCTTATGGAAGAGCGATGGTCGGTGATCGGATGTGGAACGTTGTATGCGAAGAAGGATGGATCGACGAAGATACGGCAGTGGTCGTGGTGGCTACCAAGGATCAGCAACTCGTGGTTCGCAAGAACGGTTAA
- the trpD gene encoding anthranilate phosphoribosyltransferase, whose product MLEDYLEIVRRKSDLTADQMQLVITWMLAGRVEDDLIRQLLLALREKGEAVSELVGAARAMRMMMTPIRTQRTDLVDTCGTGGDGARTFNISTATAIVAAAAGASIAKHGNRKITSATGSADVLSELGVHIDAPRETVERCLESLGLCFCFAPKLHPAMKHVSEVRKSLGVPTLFNYLGPLCNPASAPFQIIGVGKEDLQTKIAAALLQLPVRAAIVVRGEDGMDEVTLSAPTQVQHIAYGMLTQTTWTPQSFGLNPIRVDDLIVDGPKESADAIRGILRGEKGPKRDIVVANTAATLWVSEHTHSLVDGVAKAQHAIDSGKAASVLRELSQLSHQEPA is encoded by the coding sequence ATGCTCGAAGATTACTTGGAAATCGTTCGCAGAAAGTCGGATTTGACCGCGGATCAGATGCAACTCGTGATCACGTGGATGCTGGCCGGCCGCGTCGAGGACGATCTGATTCGACAATTGCTCCTGGCGTTGCGGGAGAAAGGGGAAGCGGTGAGCGAGTTGGTCGGAGCCGCCCGAGCCATGCGAATGATGATGACGCCGATCCGCACCCAACGAACGGATCTAGTCGACACGTGCGGCACCGGCGGTGATGGGGCTCGGACCTTCAATATCTCGACCGCTACGGCGATCGTCGCGGCTGCGGCAGGGGCCTCGATCGCCAAACACGGCAACAGAAAGATCACCAGCGCAACCGGTTCCGCCGACGTGCTCAGCGAACTCGGAGTCCATATCGACGCGCCGCGAGAAACCGTCGAACGATGCTTGGAATCGCTCGGCCTCTGCTTCTGCTTCGCTCCCAAATTGCATCCGGCGATGAAACACGTATCGGAAGTTCGCAAGTCGCTCGGTGTCCCCACCTTGTTCAATTACTTGGGCCCCCTCTGCAATCCCGCCAGCGCCCCGTTCCAGATCATCGGAGTCGGCAAAGAAGACCTTCAGACCAAAATCGCCGCCGCTCTCCTACAACTCCCCGTTCGAGCCGCCATCGTGGTTCGGGGGGAGGATGGGATGGATGAAGTCACCCTGAGCGCGCCGACTCAGGTGCAACATATTGCTTACGGAATGCTCACCCAAACAACTTGGACACCTCAATCCTTCGGGCTGAACCCAATCCGTGTCGACGACTTGATAGTCGATGGCCCGAAGGAAAGCGCCGATGCGATTCGAGGAATATTGCGAGGTGAGAAAGGGCCTAAGCGGGATATTGTTGTCGCCAATACAGCAGCGACCCTCTGGGTGAGCGAACATACGCACTCCCTCGTCGATGGGGTCGCCAAAGCGCAGCACGCGATCGATTCAGGCAAAGCGGCCAGCGTACTGCGCGAGCTTTCTCAACTCTCCCACCAAGAGCCTGCTTAA